The Victivallis sp. Marseille-Q1083 DNA window GCAACAGACCGGAGAAACACGATGAACTATCCGCCGACTGCCGAATCGTTACAGCAAATCCTCGAAAAGCTCCGGGCCCCGGACGGCTGCCCGTGGGATCGGGAACAGACCGCCGAATCGCTGAAGCATTATCTGGTCGAAGAATGTGCCGAACTGCTCGACGCGATCGACGAAGGCGATCCGCAGCACATCTGCGAGGAGCTCGGCGACGTTCAGATGAACCTGATCTTTCAGGCAGTCGTCGCGGCCGAACAGCACCAGTTCACCTACCGGGACGTGATGGCGGCGATCATCGCCAAAATGCTGCGCCGCCACCCGCACGTTTTCGGTGCAGTCAAGGTGAATTCCGCCGACGACGTCGCCGAAATCTGGGCGAAAGTGAAAGCGCAGGAAAAAGGCGGAGCGGCCGACCGACGCCCCGTCTCCGTCATGGACGATATTCCGCGGCAACTATCTGCCCTGATTACCGCGGAAAAGCTGCAGAAAAAGGCGGCGAAATGCGGCTTCGACTGGAGCGACACCGCCGGCATCGTCGACAAGCTGGACGAGGAGCTCGCCGAATTGAAGGAAGCCATCCGCAGCGGCGACGAAGCGCACATCGACGAAGAGCTCGGCGACCTGATGTTCGTAGCGGTCAACCTGGCCCGGTTCCGCCGGCGCAACGCCGAAGACATCATGCGGCAGGCCAATGCCAAATTCAAACGGCGTTTCCAGTTCATCGAAGCCAAATTACAGGAACGGCAACTGGCTTTCGATCAGGTTTCGATCGACCAGATGGAATGCTGGTGGCAGGAAGCCAAAAAACTGGAATAGCGGCGGAAAACGGAAGCGGACCAGTCTGGACGGGGCTTTCAGAAATAATACTCGATAATCGCTTCGGAACGCAATTTCCCGGTGTATTCCCTGAAGGCTTTCCTGCGGGCCTCCTCTTCCAGTTTCCGCTTCAGCTCCACCATCGCCTGCTCAAACGGCACCTCCTTCGCTTCGTGCCGACCTTCCACCCGCAAATAGGCGACGTCCCCGCCCAGGTCGACCGGCCCGTACCAGCGCTGCAAGGCCGGCGCCTCGCCGAGCGCCGCCGCGAATTCCGGCCGCAGACTGTCCTGGGCGATCCAGCCGAGATCGCCGCCGTTTTCCGCGTTCGGCCCGTTCGACCAACGGGCGACCAGGCC harbors:
- the mazG gene encoding nucleoside triphosphate pyrophosphohydrolase, which produces MNYPPTAESLQQILEKLRAPDGCPWDREQTAESLKHYLVEECAELLDAIDEGDPQHICEELGDVQMNLIFQAVVAAEQHQFTYRDVMAAIIAKMLRRHPHVFGAVKVNSADDVAEIWAKVKAQEKGGAADRRPVSVMDDIPRQLSALITAEKLQKKAAKCGFDWSDTAGIVDKLDEELAELKEAIRSGDEAHIDEELGDLMFVAVNLARFRRRNAEDIMRQANAKFKRRFQFIEAKLQERQLAFDQVSIDQMECWWQEAKKLE